From the Nodularia sp. NIES-3585 genome, one window contains:
- a CDS encoding metal ABC transporter permease, producing the protein MLEALIEPLQYSFMQRSLVIAIIVGLLCAVVGSYLMVQRLALLGDAISHSVLPGLAIAFMLGGNIYFGAFIAGVVSTMAIAWIQTRSPIKEDAAMGIVLSAFFALGITLITIIQKNQKIDLNHFLFGNILGVTSNEVRDTAIIAAIVLIVIFLLYKELLFYTFDPLGAQAAGLPVNRLNFGLMLLIALTIVASMKTVGVILVLSLLITPGATAYLLVKRLHQVMILGGFIGVISSISGMYLSYFYNLPSGPAIVLVVSGLFLLALLFSPRHGIFTPKINQK; encoded by the coding sequence ATGTTAGAAGCATTAATTGAGCCATTGCAATACAGCTTTATGCAGCGATCGCTCGTGATTGCCATTATAGTCGGCTTGCTGTGTGCAGTTGTGGGCAGTTACTTGATGGTGCAAAGACTAGCATTACTGGGTGATGCGATTAGTCATTCAGTTTTACCAGGACTAGCGATCGCCTTTATGCTAGGAGGCAATATCTATTTTGGCGCATTTATTGCCGGAGTTGTGAGTACAATGGCGATCGCCTGGATTCAAACGCGATCGCCAATCAAAGAAGATGCCGCAATGGGTATAGTCCTTTCTGCATTTTTTGCCTTGGGTATCACCTTAATTACTATTATTCAAAAAAATCAAAAAATCGACCTGAATCACTTTCTTTTTGGTAACATTCTCGGCGTGACATCTAACGAAGTGCGAGACACAGCCATTATTGCCGCTATAGTTTTAATAGTTATTTTCTTACTATACAAAGAACTCTTATTTTACACCTTCGACCCGTTAGGCGCACAAGCCGCAGGTTTGCCAGTTAATCGGCTAAATTTTGGACTAATGCTGCTAATTGCCTTAACAATAGTTGCCAGCATGAAAACCGTAGGTGTGATTTTAGTATTATCACTGTTAATTACACCCGGAGCAACCGCCTATCTGTTAGTTAAACGCCTACATCAGGTAATGATTTTAGGGGGATTCATTGGGGTAATTTCCAGTATTAGCGGGATGTACCTCAGCTACTTTTATAACTTACCCTCTGGTCCCGCCATCGTCTTAGTAGTATCAGGATTATTTCTATTAGCATTACTATTCAGTCCCAGACACGGAATTTTTACACCAAAAATAAATCAGAAATAA
- a CDS encoding nitrilase-related carbon-nitrogen hydrolase: MADNTEKIESFRALALQVKCDAVNLAGDSEALRRNRQATRQLMLNSIHRLEQQIAASIAFIGFDCRLIVLPEYFLTGFPMGEPLAVWGEKACLEMAGAEYEALGKIAQKHQIFLAGNAYELDPNFPGLYFQTSFVIDPSGSMILRYRRLNSLFTPTPHDVWDKYLDCYGLEGVFPVAKTAIGNLAAIASEEILYPEVARCLAMRGAEIFVHSTSEVYDNTFTPKDAAKISRAVENMAYVVSANTAGIDNIPIPVASADGGSKIIDFRGKVVAKAATGESMTAFAEIDLAALRRNRRRPGLNNLLSRQRFELYAQSYSQSNFYPANTMLKGEVDRKHFIETQQKTIARLATLGII; the protein is encoded by the coding sequence ATGGCGGATAACACTGAGAAAATTGAATCATTTCGAGCCTTAGCACTGCAAGTTAAATGTGATGCAGTCAATTTAGCAGGCGATAGCGAAGCGCTCCGTAGGAATCGCCAAGCAACCAGACAACTGATGCTAAACTCGATCCATCGCTTAGAGCAACAAATCGCTGCTAGTATTGCCTTTATTGGCTTTGACTGTCGTTTAATTGTCCTACCAGAATATTTCCTCACAGGTTTCCCAATGGGTGAACCTTTGGCTGTGTGGGGAGAAAAAGCTTGTCTAGAAATGGCTGGTGCTGAGTATGAAGCACTGGGTAAAATTGCCCAAAAACATCAAATATTTTTAGCTGGTAATGCTTACGAACTCGACCCCAATTTTCCGGGGTTGTATTTTCAAACCAGCTTTGTGATTGACCCCTCTGGATCGATGATCTTACGCTATCGACGATTAAATTCTTTATTTACGCCCACACCCCATGATGTTTGGGATAAATATCTGGATTGCTATGGTTTAGAGGGAGTGTTTCCCGTTGCGAAAACAGCTATTGGTAATTTAGCAGCGATCGCATCAGAAGAAATTTTATATCCAGAAGTAGCCAGGTGTCTAGCAATGCGGGGCGCAGAAATTTTTGTCCACTCCACATCTGAAGTATATGACAATACATTCACGCCTAAAGACGCGGCGAAAATCTCTCGTGCAGTAGAAAATATGGCTTACGTAGTCTCAGCTAATACAGCAGGTATAGATAATATTCCCATTCCCGTGGCTTCGGCTGACGGTGGTTCTAAAATCATCGATTTTCGGGGAAAAGTAGTAGCAAAGGCAGCTACAGGCGAGAGTATGACAGCTTTTGCCGAGATTGACTTAGCCGCATTACGACGCAATCGCCGCCGTCCAGGGTTAAATAATTTACTCTCACGTCAACGATTTGAACTCTACGCCCAAAGTTACAGTCAGTCAAACTTTTATCCAGCAAACACCATGCTAAAGGGAGAAGTAGACCGCAAACACTTCATAGAAACGCAACAAAAAACCATTGCACGTTTAGCCACATTGGGCATAATTTAA
- a CDS encoding AAA family ATPase has product MLEKVILHNFKSHKSTELNFDSSRLHGLVGKNSAGKTSVLQALHNLSRLAGEKSSFAKIFQNDKSPQFITTVGETDMSVTASGFWGYKHRQNWQASYAWQYDINNYKWYPTASYNINEKEYSEEGWNESLSESPDAIRRSLKHTVYLKLVASNLAQPAYSNEVTPRVEFDGSGLAPTLDFLRDEAPDKFQLIEEMLSRIVPNVRKIGMKRAKVPVIRQRLIEVDGRSISYDETQEMTGQEVVLDMNTGERIPAHAISEGTMLTLGLLTVLMNPNQPNLVLLDDIEQGLHPQAQRQLMTVFKEIIAQNPNLQIIFSTHSPYIIDELVPSQVHILNNSNSGFTITKRLDKHPDVEWAKETLTTGEFWDAEGEDWVVEGGVSA; this is encoded by the coding sequence ATGCTGGAAAAAGTAATACTTCATAATTTCAAAAGCCATAAATCTACAGAACTTAATTTCGATAGTTCCCGATTACATGGACTCGTAGGAAAAAACAGTGCTGGTAAAACCAGCGTTCTACAAGCATTGCATAATCTAAGTAGACTTGCTGGTGAAAAATCATCATTTGCAAAGATATTTCAAAATGATAAATCACCCCAATTTATTACAACAGTTGGGGAAACAGATATGTCTGTGACTGCAAGTGGTTTTTGGGGTTATAAACATCGCCAAAATTGGCAAGCTTCTTATGCTTGGCAGTATGACATTAATAATTATAAATGGTATCCAACAGCATCATATAATATAAATGAGAAAGAATATAGTGAGGAAGGATGGAACGAATCATTAAGTGAATCTCCAGATGCAATTCGTAGGTCTTTAAAACATACTGTTTATCTGAAGTTAGTTGCAAGTAATTTGGCTCAACCAGCTTATAGTAACGAAGTCACACCGAGAGTTGAGTTCGACGGTTCAGGATTAGCACCCACTTTAGATTTTTTGCGTGATGAAGCTCCAGATAAATTTCAATTAATAGAAGAAATGTTAAGTCGAATTGTGCCAAATGTACGTAAAATTGGCATGAAAAGGGCAAAAGTTCCAGTCATTCGCCAACGTTTAATCGAAGTTGATGGTAGGTCTATTTCCTATGATGAAACTCAGGAAATGACAGGTCAAGAAGTTGTGTTAGATATGAACACAGGTGAGCGTATTCCAGCCCATGCAATTAGCGAAGGAACAATGCTAACTTTAGGCTTGCTCACTGTGTTGATGAATCCTAATCAACCTAATTTAGTTTTACTAGATGATATTGAACAAGGACTTCATCCCCAAGCACAACGTCAGTTAATGACTGTTTTTAAGGAAATTATTGCCCAAAATCCCAATCTACAAATTATCTTTTCTACTCATTCTCCTTATATTATAGATGAACTTGTGCCTTCTCAAGTCCATATATTAAATAACAGTAACTCAGGTTTCACAATTACCAAACGTTTGGATAAACATCCTGATGTAGAATGGGCAAAAGAAACCTTGACAACTGGTGAGTTTTGGGATGCGGAAGGGGAAGATTGGGTGGTTGAAGGAGGAGTGAGTGCTTGA
- a CDS encoding DUF3598 family protein, with amino-acid sequence MSIIKVEMPVMARHEGEWSGAYTLVDTEGKILDKYTSHLSCKFIENPPFSYYQTNRYQWPDGRQEEHLFPGIYRDKKVWFDTERLDGYAWEVDDATIMFRFAFKGMPDAYLYETIFLSPCNNFRFRTWHWFKDHQVYQRTLVQEQRI; translated from the coding sequence ATGTCTATCATTAAAGTTGAAATGCCCGTAATGGCACGTCATGAAGGAGAATGGTCTGGTGCTTATACATTGGTGGATACAGAAGGAAAAATTTTAGATAAATATACTTCCCATTTAAGCTGCAAATTTATCGAAAATCCGCCCTTTTCCTACTACCAAACAAATCGCTATCAATGGCCTGATGGTAGACAAGAAGAACATCTTTTTCCGGGAATATATCGTGATAAAAAAGTATGGTTTGACACCGAACGCCTGGATGGTTATGCCTGGGAAGTAGACGATGCCACAATTATGTTCCGTTTCGCATTTAAAGGAATGCCCGACGCATATTTATATGAAACAATTTTCCTAAGTCCTTGTAATAACTTTCGCTTCCGCACTTGGCATTGGTTCAAAGATCATCAAGTCTACCAACGCACCTTAGTACAAGAACAGCGAATATAA
- a CDS encoding DNA double-strand break repair nuclease NurA, which produces MLDLTKLARQMQGLSEHLNLEAAAGRQRLELAQQHLKNAYECQQDLIERQEKWRDRIIFPNATPIEPLETCIDIPVPPKVHTVISTDGSQIAPNHHEIAYCYLLNIGRVVLHYGQNRQPLLDSLPEVFYRPEDLYVSRQWGIKTEEWMGYRRTASETTVLAELACAAKGEAPALAMVDGSLIYWFLEQLPMDARDRILPPILEAWQQMSAAKIPIMGYLSASRNIDCTNFLRLLACPHPVPDCKSYCPDQLEQVPCKLFDTLRDTTLWGTKLQPGQRGPLWRSNNRILELYGEQSVYFCHVHVGSEIARIEVPAWVAEDTAMFNQGLGLMLAQVQKGYGYPVAIAEAHNQAVVRGGDRTRFFALLERQMIKAGLRNVGTSYKEARKRGSIA; this is translated from the coding sequence ATGCTTGATCTCACAAAATTGGCGCGACAAATGCAGGGTTTAAGTGAGCATCTTAACTTAGAAGCTGCTGCTGGTCGCCAGCGATTAGAATTAGCGCAACAACATTTAAAAAATGCTTATGAGTGTCAACAAGATTTAATTGAGCGTCAGGAAAAATGGCGCGATCGCATTATCTTTCCCAATGCTACACCCATTGAGCCACTAGAAACCTGCATTGATATCCCCGTCCCCCCGAAAGTGCATACAGTCATCTCTACAGATGGTTCCCAAATTGCCCCCAATCATCATGAAATTGCTTATTGCTATCTGTTGAATATTGGCAGAGTAGTTTTACACTACGGACAAAATCGCCAACCATTACTTGATAGTTTACCAGAGGTATTTTATCGCCCAGAAGATTTATATGTGTCTCGGCAATGGGGAATTAAAACTGAGGAATGGATGGGTTACCGTCGGACTGCTTCCGAAACCACAGTTTTGGCAGAATTGGCTTGTGCGGCGAAAGGGGAAGCACCAGCTTTAGCAATGGTGGATGGTTCCTTAATTTACTGGTTTTTGGAACAATTACCTATGGATGCACGCGATCGCATCTTACCTCCGATTCTGGAAGCTTGGCAACAAATGAGTGCAGCGAAAATTCCGATCATGGGATATCTTAGCGCCTCTCGTAATATCGACTGTACCAACTTCTTACGGTTGTTGGCTTGTCCCCATCCAGTTCCTGATTGTAAGAGTTATTGCCCAGACCAACTAGAGCAAGTACCTTGTAAACTTTTTGACACTTTGCGAGATACTACCCTGTGGGGAACCAAACTACAACCAGGACAAAGGGGACCACTGTGGCGTAGCAATAACCGGATTTTAGAACTCTATGGAGAGCAAAGCGTTTATTTTTGCCATGTCCACGTCGGTAGTGAAATTGCGCGTATCGAAGTTCCGGCATGGGTAGCTGAGGATACAGCCATGTTTAATCAAGGATTGGGATTAATGTTAGCACAGGTGCAGAAAGGCTATGGCTACCCTGTTGCGATCGCGGAAGCGCATAATCAGGCTGTGGTACGAGGGGGAGATAGAACTCGGTTCTTCGCCCTGTTAGAAAGACAAATGATTAAAGCCGGTTTGCGAAACGTGGGAACTTCTTACAAAGAAGCCAGAAAACGCGGCAGCATAGCTTAA
- a CDS encoding aldehyde dehydrogenase family protein, giving the protein MNKPIEIRNPRTGKFDYVILPPPPRLLAHKCNRARRAQIHWQQIGIEARIDALLEWKQAIVFRREDLTEALVCDTGRLSTSILEIDSFLASIDRWCRLAPELLETSAKNTAIPFITLEQTSVPYPLVGVISPWNFPLLLSTIDTIPALLAGCAVIVKPSEIAPRFVAPLITALNTVRDLRDVLSFAEGASETGATLIENVDLVCFTGSFATGRKVAAAAARRFIPAFLELGGKDPAIVLESADLELATSAILWGSVVNTGQSCLSIERIYVAESIFEEFYHQLVAKAHRLQLAHPRVESGDIGPIIAEKQAAIIHDHLLDAVEKGALIHCGGKVEQLGGAWWCRPTVITQVNHSMKVMTEETFGPIMPVMPFPTVEEAVYLANDSIYGLSAAVFAETEAEALAVAEHIDAGAISINDAALTAIIYEGEKNSFKFSGMGGSRMGPASIKRFLRKKAFLIKTNSSHDPWWFNNQ; this is encoded by the coding sequence ATGAATAAACCCATCGAAATCCGTAACCCCCGAACAGGAAAATTCGACTATGTAATTCTCCCACCACCACCCAGGCTGTTGGCACACAAATGTAACCGCGCCCGGAGAGCGCAAATTCACTGGCAACAGATAGGTATAGAAGCGAGAATTGACGCTTTACTAGAATGGAAGCAAGCCATAGTCTTTCGGCGTGAAGATTTGACAGAAGCTTTGGTATGTGATACTGGGAGACTGTCAACTTCAATATTAGAAATAGACTCTTTCCTCGCTAGCATTGACCGTTGGTGTAGGTTAGCCCCAGAATTACTAGAAACCTCAGCCAAAAATACAGCCATCCCCTTCATCACCCTGGAACAAACATCAGTTCCTTACCCCCTAGTAGGAGTAATTAGCCCGTGGAACTTTCCCCTGTTGCTGTCTACAATTGATACTATTCCGGCATTATTGGCAGGTTGTGCCGTCATCGTCAAACCCAGTGAAATTGCCCCCCGCTTCGTCGCCCCACTAATTACAGCCCTCAATACCGTCCGAGATTTGCGTGACGTATTAAGTTTTGCTGAGGGAGCCAGTGAAACAGGTGCTACCCTGATAGAGAATGTAGATTTAGTCTGCTTTACAGGCAGTTTCGCCACAGGCAGAAAAGTAGCCGCAGCCGCAGCGAGAAGGTTTATTCCCGCTTTTTTAGAATTAGGTGGAAAAGACCCCGCCATAGTTTTAGAATCAGCCGATTTAGAATTAGCCACCTCAGCAATTTTGTGGGGTTCAGTCGTCAATACTGGACAGTCGTGCCTTTCAATTGAGAGAATTTACGTTGCCGAATCAATATTTGAAGAGTTTTATCATCAACTCGTAGCCAAAGCCCATCGTTTGCAGTTAGCCCATCCCAGAGTTGAGAGTGGAGACATTGGCCCCATCATTGCCGAAAAACAAGCCGCAATTATTCACGACCATCTTCTAGATGCCGTCGAAAAGGGCGCATTAATCCATTGTGGCGGTAAAGTAGAACAATTAGGTGGGGCTTGGTGGTGTCGTCCCACAGTTATCACCCAAGTCAACCATTCAATGAAAGTGATGACAGAAGAAACTTTTGGCCCCATCATGCCAGTCATGCCATTTCCCACAGTAGAGGAAGCGGTATACTTAGCAAATGACTCTATCTATGGACTGAGTGCTGCGGTGTTTGCCGAGACAGAAGCAGAAGCCTTAGCAGTTGCGGAACACATTGATGCAGGTGCTATCAGTATCAACGATGCCGCTTTGACTGCCATCATCTACGAAGGAGAAAAGAATTCTTTCAAATTCTCCGGTATGGGTGGGTCACGCATGGGACCAGCGTCAATCAAACGCTTCCTGCGAAAAAAAGCATTTTTGATTAAAACTAATTCTAGTCATGACCCTTGGTGGTTTAATAACCAGTGA
- a CDS encoding HAD family hydrolase, with product MTASSPTILALDFDGVICDGLIEYFEVAWRTYCQIWSPVDDTPADDLALRFYRLRPVIETGWEMPVLIKALVDKISESKILQEWVTITPQILLEHNLQSQTIGAKLDNLRDEWITTDLEGWLSLHKFYPGVVEKIKLTIASETRLYIVTTKEGRFVQQLLQREGVNLPPTAIFGKEVKRPKYEILRELIHKAEKTPVSLWFVEDRIKTLQLVQQQTDLEDVKLFLADWGYNTQTERKAAQDDPRIQVLTLPQFTKDFTGWL from the coding sequence ATGACCGCCAGTAGTCCCACAATTTTAGCTTTAGACTTTGATGGAGTAATTTGCGATGGACTAATAGAATATTTTGAAGTCGCATGGCGCACATACTGTCAAATTTGGTCACCCGTAGACGATACACCAGCAGATGATTTAGCTTTAAGATTTTATCGCCTCCGACCTGTGATTGAAACAGGTTGGGAAATGCCAGTACTAATCAAAGCCTTGGTAGATAAAATTTCTGAGTCAAAAATTCTTCAAGAGTGGGTGACGATTACGCCACAAATTTTATTAGAGCATAATCTCCAGTCCCAAACAATTGGTGCAAAACTAGACAATTTGCGGGATGAATGGATTACTACAGATTTAGAGGGTTGGCTAAGTCTGCATAAATTTTATCCGGGTGTAGTAGAAAAAATTAAACTCACCATTGCTAGTGAAACCAGATTATACATTGTCACCACGAAAGAAGGGCGCTTCGTGCAGCAGTTGTTACAAAGAGAAGGCGTAAATTTACCACCCACAGCGATTTTTGGTAAAGAAGTTAAACGTCCTAAATACGAAATTCTGCGAGAATTAATTCACAAAGCCGAGAAAACACCAGTTAGTTTGTGGTTTGTAGAAGACAGAATCAAGACATTGCAGTTAGTTCAACAGCAAACAGACTTGGAAGATGTAAAACTTTTCTTGGCAGACTGGGGCTATAATACGCAAACAGAAAGAAAAGCTGCCCAAGATGATCCGCGAATTCAGGTATTAACTTTACCTCAGTTTACTAAAGATTTCACTGGGTGGTTATAA
- the hisS gene encoding histidine--tRNA ligase, which produces MAKSDKINFSTPSGFPEFLPSEKRLEVYLLDNIRRVFESYGFTPIETPAVERLEVLQAKGNQGDNIIYGIEPILPPNRQAEKEKAGETGSEARALKFDQTVPLAAYIARHLNELTFPFARYQTDVVFRGERAKDGRFRQFRQCDIDVVARRELSLLYDAQMPAIITEIFEAVNIGDFLIRINNRKILTGFFQSVGIAESKIKACIGIIDNLEKIGEAKVKQALETEGVIPEQTQKIIDFISINGTIDHVLDKLKHLAENLPEAEQFNLGVTELATVVTGVRDLGVSENRFCIDLSIARGLDYYTGTVYETTLLGHEALGSICSGGRYEELVGTFLGEKMPGVGISIGLTRLISRLLKAGILNTLSATPAQVMVVNMQADLMPLYLNVSQNLRRAGLNVVTNFDKRPLGKQFQLADKQGIQFCVIIGSEEAAAKKSSVKDLKSGEQIEVKLEDLAREIKNRLG; this is translated from the coding sequence ATGGCAAAAAGTGACAAAATCAACTTTTCAACTCCCAGTGGATTTCCCGAATTTCTCCCCAGTGAAAAACGCTTAGAAGTATACTTATTAGATAATATTCGTAGAGTATTTGAAAGCTACGGATTTACACCCATTGAAACACCCGCAGTCGAACGCTTAGAAGTTCTCCAAGCCAAGGGAAACCAAGGAGATAACATCATTTATGGTATCGAACCTATATTACCACCAAATCGCCAAGCAGAAAAAGAAAAAGCCGGCGAAACAGGTTCCGAAGCGAGAGCTTTAAAATTTGACCAAACTGTGCCTTTAGCAGCTTATATTGCGCGTCATTTAAATGAATTAACTTTTCCCTTTGCGCGTTACCAAACAGATGTAGTTTTTCGGGGAGAACGGGCAAAAGATGGGCGTTTTCGTCAGTTCCGTCAGTGCGACATTGATGTAGTTGCTCGTCGTGAACTCAGTTTACTCTACGATGCTCAAATGCCGGCAATTATCACCGAAATATTTGAAGCTGTGAATATTGGTGATTTTCTGATTCGGATAAATAATCGTAAAATTCTGACAGGTTTTTTCCAATCTGTGGGTATTGCAGAAAGTAAAATTAAAGCTTGTATTGGTATTATTGATAATTTAGAAAAAATTGGGGAAGCTAAAGTTAAGCAGGCATTAGAAACAGAAGGAGTTATCCCTGAACAAACTCAAAAAATTATTGATTTTATTAGCATAAATGGCACTATTGATCACGTATTAGATAAGCTCAAGCATCTGGCTGAAAATCTTCCAGAGGCGGAACAATTCAATCTGGGCGTAACTGAGTTAGCCACTGTGGTTACAGGTGTGCGTGATTTGGGCGTATCTGAAAATAGGTTTTGTATTGATTTATCTATTGCGCGTGGTCTTGATTACTATACGGGTACAGTTTACGAAACAACTTTATTAGGTCATGAAGCTTTAGGAAGTATTTGTTCTGGGGGCAGATATGAAGAATTAGTCGGGACTTTCTTAGGCGAAAAAATGCCGGGTGTAGGTATTTCTATTGGCTTAACTCGGTTAATTAGTCGCTTGCTAAAAGCTGGTATTCTTAATACTTTGTCGGCGACACCAGCGCAGGTGATGGTGGTGAATATGCAGGCAGATTTGATGCCTCTTTATTTAAATGTTTCTCAAAATCTGCGTCGGGCTGGACTTAATGTTGTCACTAATTTTGATAAGCGCCCATTGGGTAAGCAATTTCAACTCGCTGATAAACAAGGAATTCAATTCTGCGTTATTATTGGTTCTGAGGAAGCAGCAGCCAAAAAGTCATCTGTTAAAGATTTAAAATCAGGTGAGCAGATAGAAGTTAAACTTGAGGATTTGGCTAGAGAAATTAAAAATAGGCTTGGGTAA
- a CDS encoding metal ABC transporter substrate-binding protein: MKAITHSKAISYWQAVVGVLLGISIGGCNQVDSSRISTEINDQPRVVATSTIIADLAEEIGGEEIQLTGILQPGVDPHVYEPTPADSRVLETADLILYNGYNLEPGLINLMNAAGEKVRKVAVGEVVKPLQLDGYEGKVVPDPHVWGNAENAIAMTNVIRDELIKLSPADEAEFTQRASKLTQELQQLHNWINQQIQTIPADKRQLVTTHDAFQYYGKAYGIAIAGTLIGISTEEQPSAQTVTRLVESIKKNNVPAIFAETTINPALITTVAQEAGVKLAPRELYADSIGAKGSDGDSYIKMMEANTRTIVEALGGKYTPFQPTN, from the coding sequence ATGAAAGCAATTACTCATTCAAAAGCCATATCATACTGGCAAGCTGTGGTGGGAGTTTTGTTAGGAATTTCTATCGGAGGGTGTAATCAAGTAGACTCTAGCCGTATTTCTACGGAAATAAATGACCAGCCGCGAGTAGTTGCAACTAGCACCATTATTGCTGATTTGGCTGAAGAAATAGGGGGAGAGGAAATTCAGTTAACTGGTATTTTGCAACCAGGTGTAGACCCCCATGTTTATGAACCAACACCAGCAGATAGCCGGGTTTTAGAAACAGCCGACTTGATTTTGTATAACGGCTACAACTTAGAACCAGGACTGATTAATTTAATGAATGCGGCGGGAGAAAAGGTGCGGAAGGTAGCTGTGGGGGAAGTTGTCAAACCTTTACAGTTAGATGGATATGAAGGAAAAGTTGTACCAGATCCTCATGTGTGGGGGAATGCAGAGAATGCGATCGCCATGACAAATGTCATCCGAGATGAGTTAATTAAATTATCCCCCGCAGACGAAGCAGAATTTACTCAAAGAGCGTCAAAATTAACTCAGGAATTACAGCAGTTGCATAACTGGATTAATCAACAGATACAAACTATTCCCGCAGACAAACGCCAACTCGTCACCACCCATGATGCTTTTCAATATTATGGTAAAGCTTATGGGATTGCGATCGCGGGGACATTAATTGGAATTAGCACAGAAGAACAACCCAGCGCCCAAACAGTAACGCGTTTAGTAGAGTCAATCAAAAAAAACAATGTCCCGGCAATTTTTGCGGAAACGACAATTAACCCAGCGTTAATTACCACCGTTGCCCAAGAAGCCGGTGTAAAATTAGCACCCAGAGAACTATACGCTGATTCCATTGGTGCAAAAGGCAGTGATGGAGATTCTTACATTAAAATGATGGAGGCTAATACCCGCACTATTGTAGAAGCATTGGGAGGCAAATATACGCCATTTCAACCCACAAATTAA
- a CDS encoding metal ABC transporter ATP-binding protein: MQDTLTPTTASINIAHVSVHYRTDEALRDVNCIVKPSRITGIFGPNGAGKSTLMKAMLGLVPLSSGTVLYQTKPLMQQLEKIAYIPQRSQIDWTYPATVWDVAIMGRVKKTGWLRSFSAVSRQETKNALKRVEMFAHRDRPIGELSGGQQQRVFLARALAQQADIYCFDEPLVGIDQKTQAVIFEVFHELAAAGKIVLVVNHDLGESITHFDDLILLNRELIATGLRQQVLTKQNLYRAYNGQVMYFDDAA, encoded by the coding sequence ATGCAAGACACCCTCACGCCCACCACTGCAAGCATTAATATTGCCCATGTCAGTGTGCATTACCGGACAGATGAAGCTTTAAGAGATGTTAACTGTATTGTCAAACCCAGCAGAATTACGGGGATTTTTGGACCGAATGGGGCGGGAAAAAGTACCTTAATGAAAGCGATGCTGGGCTTAGTTCCTCTCAGTAGCGGCACAGTCCTGTATCAAACAAAACCTTTGATGCAGCAATTAGAGAAAATTGCATATATCCCACAGCGTAGCCAAATTGACTGGACTTATCCAGCGACAGTTTGGGATGTGGCGATTATGGGAAGGGTAAAAAAGACAGGTTGGTTGCGGAGTTTTTCCGCAGTTAGTCGCCAAGAAACCAAAAACGCCCTCAAACGTGTGGAAATGTTTGCACATCGCGATCGCCCCATAGGAGAATTATCAGGGGGACAGCAACAAAGGGTATTTTTAGCCCGTGCTTTGGCACAGCAAGCAGATATATACTGCTTTGATGAACCATTGGTAGGGATTGACCAAAAAACCCAAGCGGTGATTTTTGAAGTCTTCCATGAACTGGCGGCGGCTGGTAAAATTGTCCTGGTAGTTAATCACGACTTAGGCGAATCCATCACCCACTTTGATGATTTAATTTTACTAAATCGGGAATTAATCGCTACAGGTTTACGGCAGCAAGTTTTGACAAAGCAAAACCTCTATCGTGCCTACAACGGACAGGTAATGTACTTTGATGATGCTGCTTAA
- a CDS encoding PEP-CTERM sorting domain-containing protein yields MANVNVLTKLSLATGGAAVLALSVSGTAQAASGFSGSYAPSNWTLTNITTQGNAGAIQGSVDTTNTPLSISITGSDSGAFDFASGQTAYTTIAAASGDVSFDWSYSTNDFIGANSDPFGFILNGVFTQLTSGNASTQSVVGSTFSVNAGERFGFAVQTFTNTFGAATATITNFQAPETPVPTPVPEPASLIGLLGLGAFGVTSVRKRKQQATVKA; encoded by the coding sequence ATGGCTAACGTAAATGTATTGACAAAGTTATCACTAGCTACAGGCGGAGCAGCAGTACTTGCACTGTCAGTATCAGGAACCGCTCAAGCTGCTTCTGGATTTTCAGGAAGTTATGCTCCCAGCAATTGGACTTTAACTAACATCACCACGCAAGGAAATGCTGGAGCAATTCAAGGATCTGTAGATACAACTAACACTCCCTTATCAATTAGCATCACAGGTAGTGATAGCGGTGCATTTGATTTCGCAAGTGGTCAAACTGCTTATACAACAATTGCAGCTGCTAGTGGTGATGTTAGCTTTGATTGGAGCTATAGCACTAATGATTTTATCGGAGCTAACTCAGATCCTTTTGGCTTCATTCTCAATGGTGTGTTTACACAACTGACCTCTGGAAACGCTAGCACACAAAGTGTTGTTGGTTCTACTTTTTCCGTGAACGCGGGAGAGAGATTCGGCTTTGCAGTTCAGACTTTCACCAACACATTCGGTGCTGCGACTGCTACCATTACTAACTTCCAGGCTCCCGAAACTCCTGTACCCACACCTGTACCTGAACCTGCTTCTCTAATTGGTCTTTTAGGCTTAGGTGCTTTCGGTGTTACCTCTGTTCGCAAGCGCAAACAGCAAGCGACAGTAAAAGCGTAA